In one Methanobrevibacter arboriphilus genomic region, the following are encoded:
- a CDS encoding homoserine dehydrogenase has translation MSKSEINIGLIGFGTIGAGVVEIFNKNQDILSKKCGKPVNLKKVADLDITTDRGVKIDESILTTDVNDVLENDDIDIVIELVGGYEPAKTFVLKAMENGKHVVSANKALIAKHWEELISNADKNNVRFSFEASVGGGIPVLQPLNECLSANRFEAIYGIMNGTANYILTKMSEEGLKFEDVLKEAQDKGYAEADPTFDIEGHDTAQKLIVLTKLGFGEYVPQEKFHVEGITKITPEDIEFAKNELDYVIKLLGIAKQTNDGLEIRVHPTFIKNDHLLASVNDVFNAIYLIGDFVGPVMLYGQGAGRMATASAVVGDCLDIIFNENKRISYGPVESQVKSMKNIDDIISKYYISLTAVDEPGVLQTITGTLNKNDISIESITQKTNIDSESVPIIIVTHETEEKNIQQAIQKINELKEVEEESKLIRILE, from the coding sequence ATGAGTAAAAGTGAAATAAACATAGGACTTATTGGTTTTGGTACAATAGGTGCTGGAGTAGTAGAAATATTCAATAAGAATCAAGATATTCTTTCTAAAAAATGTGGAAAACCAGTTAATCTTAAGAAAGTTGCAGATTTAGATATTACAACTGATAGAGGGGTTAAAATAGATGAAAGTATTTTAACTACCGATGTTAATGATGTTTTGGAAAATGATGATATTGATATTGTTATTGAACTTGTTGGAGGGTATGAACCAGCAAAAACATTTGTTTTAAAAGCTATGGAAAATGGAAAACATGTTGTTTCTGCAAATAAAGCACTTATAGCTAAACATTGGGAAGAACTAATAAGTAATGCTGATAAAAATAATGTTCGGTTCTCATTTGAAGCTAGTGTTGGAGGAGGAATACCAGTTCTTCAACCTTTGAATGAATGTTTATCTGCGAACCGCTTTGAAGCTATTTATGGAATTATGAATGGTACAGCTAACTATATTCTAACAAAAATGAGTGAAGAAGGATTAAAATTTGAAGATGTTTTAAAAGAAGCTCAAGACAAAGGTTATGCTGAAGCTGATCCTACATTTGATATAGAAGGCCATGATACTGCTCAGAAATTGATTGTGCTTACAAAACTTGGTTTTGGAGAGTATGTTCCTCAAGAAAAATTCCATGTTGAAGGAATTACAAAAATAACTCCTGAAGATATAGAGTTTGCTAAAAATGAATTAGATTATGTGATAAAGTTATTAGGAATAGCTAAACAAACTAATGATGGGTTAGAGATTAGAGTTCATCCTACTTTTATTAAAAATGATCATCTACTAGCATCAGTTAATGATGTTTTTAATGCAATATATTTAATAGGTGATTTCGTAGGGCCTGTTATGTTATATGGTCAAGGAGCTGGAAGGATGGCAACAGCAAGTGCTGTTGTTGGTGATTGTCTTGACATTATATTTAATGAAAATAAAAGAATTAGCTATGGTCCAGTAGAATCTCAAGTTAAATCAATGAAAAATATAGATGATATTATATCAAAGTATTATATTAGCCTAACTGCAGTTGATGAACCAGGAGTTCTCCAAACAATTACTGGAACATTGAATAAAAATGATATAAGTATTGAATCAATAACACAAAAAACAAATATAGATAGTGAATCAGTTCCCATAATAATCGTTACACATGAAACTGAAGAGAAAAATATTCAACAAGCTATTCAAAAAATAAATGAATTAAAAGAAGTTGAAGAAGAAAGTAAATTAATTAGAATATTAGAATAA
- a CDS encoding DUF366 family protein — protein MLITHKHLEESIEYDGSQIEASWAFKSFGIKGSSIITWIGSMNITPDNLKDFEDIGLEIKSDKIINIIVEHFDEQPANLRIAYMRQRLLVVILKDMLSKMGIESIRKGDDIYIVSKDKSKSKSKSSDILSNTVYKKLTVSIATISQSSMKIHLGINITREGTPEDVETIGILELFEDINLNNVNLNKINLNNSNLNNINLIDFINNIVKNYIDELNDIELDISKTNLL, from the coding sequence ATGTTAATTACTCATAAACATCTTGAAGAAAGCATTGAATATGATGGGAGTCAAATAGAAGCTTCTTGGGCTTTTAAATCATTTGGAATAAAAGGTTCGAGTATAATAACTTGGATTGGATCTATGAATATCACTCCCGATAATTTAAAAGATTTTGAAGATATCGGCTTAGAAATAAAGTCAGATAAAATTATTAATATTATTGTAGAACACTTTGACGAGCAACCTGCTAACTTGAGAATTGCTTATATGCGTCAAAGATTATTAGTTGTTATATTAAAGGATATGTTGTCTAAAATGGGAATTGAATCTATTCGTAAAGGAGATGATATTTATATTGTTTCTAAAGATAAATCCAAATCCAAAAGTAAATCCTCAGATATATTATCTAATACTGTTTATAAAAAACTTACAGTTTCAATAGCTACAATATCTCAAAGTTCTATGAAAATCCATTTAGGAATAAATATAACTCGTGAAGGAACTCCTGAGGATGTTGAAACAATTGGAATACTTGAATTATTTGAAGATATCAACTTAAATAATGTTAATTTAAATAAAATTAACCTAAATAATTCTAATTTGAATAATATTAATCTAATTGATTTTATAAATAACATTGTTAAAAATTATATTGATGAATTGAATGATATTGAATTAGACATAAGCAAAACTAATTTACTTTAA
- a CDS encoding CBS domain-containing protein, whose amino-acid sequence MQVKNLMSEELVTIDKDQNICDALRLMKKHKISRLPVTNQNENNEKELVGIIAEKDIATKLGSSKYGNLAPSHFHVSTVMVKDVVTVEDDMDINKTAKMILEKNIGAVPVISNGDLVGIITKSDFIDICKGKAYEKILATEIMSSELISVSSQDRLIHARRVIMDSNIGRLLINENNELAGILTSKDIARALTSFRKHVPDKYKQAQIKNILVEEVMSPNVNRIISDASVSDVANAMLETGYNGYPIVNEEDQVIGIVTQSDLLGLIVDLELGR is encoded by the coding sequence ATGCAAGTAAAAAACTTAATGTCTGAGGAGTTAGTAACTATTGATAAAGATCAAAATATTTGTGATGCTCTTAGACTAATGAAAAAACACAAAATATCAAGACTTCCTGTCACTAATCAAAATGAGAATAATGAAAAAGAGTTAGTAGGAATTATTGCAGAAAAAGATATTGCTACAAAATTAGGATCTTCAAAATATGGTAATTTAGCTCCTTCTCATTTTCATGTTTCTACAGTAATGGTTAAAGATGTTGTCACTGTAGAAGATGATATGGATATTAATAAAACTGCTAAAATGATTCTTGAAAAGAATATTGGTGCAGTTCCTGTTATTTCTAATGGTGATCTAGTAGGAATAATTACTAAATCTGATTTTATAGATATTTGTAAAGGGAAAGCATATGAAAAAATATTAGCTACTGAGATAATGAGTAGTGAATTAATATCAGTCTCTTCTCAAGATAGGTTAATTCATGCAAGAAGGGTTATAATGGATTCTAACATTGGAAGACTTTTAATAAATGAAAATAATGAGCTTGCAGGCATATTAACCTCTAAAGATATAGCTAGAGCTTTAACTTCATTTAGAAAACATGTTCCAGATAAATATAAACAAGCACAAATAAAAAATATATTAGTTGAAGAGGTTATGTCTCCTAATGTCAATAGGATAATTTCAGATGCTAGTGTATCTGATGTTGCTAATGCTATGTTAGAAACTGGATATAATGGATATCCAATTGTGAATGAAGAAGATCAAGTTATTGGTATTGTTACTCAATCTGATTTACTTGGGTTAATTGTTGATTTAGAACTAGGAAGATAA
- a CDS encoding 7-carboxy-7-deazaguanine synthase QueE, whose product MKELVKELSVERNDLMKAPIVEIFSSFQGEGLWIGKRQIFVRFAGCNLNCNYCDTKDSQNVNNGILKSVEEVVKKIKELKTPDLHSISFTGGEPLLYFDFINEIISQIDFKIMIETNGTLPDFLSKINNLNCVSLDLKLPEHFNMDWNEEIFNNEVLSIKSLIANKKNFYCKIVVSPSTSLNTIKGLGEKIHKIFPNDKFFIVIQPESPIKQWKNKSHVFFKFSESLGEYFNVFVIPQTHKILNIE is encoded by the coding sequence ATGAAGGAATTGGTCAAGGAGCTTTCTGTAGAAAGGAATGATTTAATGAAAGCACCTATAGTAGAAATTTTCTCAAGTTTTCAAGGAGAAGGATTATGGATTGGCAAAAGACAGATATTTGTCCGTTTTGCTGGATGTAATCTAAATTGTAACTACTGTGACACTAAGGATAGTCAAAATGTTAATAATGGAATCTTAAAGTCTGTTGAAGAAGTAGTTAAGAAAATTAAAGAATTAAAAACTCCAGATTTGCATTCTATTTCATTTACTGGAGGTGAACCTTTATTATATTTTGATTTTATCAATGAAATAATCAGTCAAATTGATTTTAAAATTATGATTGAAACTAATGGTACATTGCCTGATTTTTTATCTAAAATTAACAATTTAAACTGTGTATCGTTGGATTTAAAGCTTCCAGAACATTTTAATATGGATTGGAATGAGGAAATATTTAATAATGAAGTTCTTTCAATAAAATCATTGATAGCTAATAAAAAAAACTTTTATTGTAAAATTGTAGTATCTCCTTCAACTAGTTTAAATACTATAAAAGGATTGGGGGAAAAAATCCATAAAATATTTCCAAATGATAAATTTTTCATTGTAATTCAACCAGAAAGCCCTATAAAGCAGTGGAAAAATAAATCTCATGTTTTTTTTAAGTTTTCAGAGTCTCTTGGTGAATATTTTAATGTTTTTGTTATTCCTCAAACACATAAAATTCTTAATATTGAATGA
- a CDS encoding CBS domain-containing protein yields the protein MKDKSAINLRKSMERGSIENETRVSEHVGDIMTLAKKEVISVPPTTSIIEVAEVMVKQKFRRIPITDPGSQKLLGIVTAMDILNFLGGGDKFNIVEEKYKDNFLRAINESVREIMTRDVISMTNKDSINDCINLMLEKDVGALPISDENEKLVGIITERDFVLAMAGVLTEELVEDFMSNNVITTTPGTPIESASKIMVRNKLRRIPILAKAIEDTAVHNEKESLEGIITSSDVLKFLGDNELFSKMESNSALGVLETKISEIMEDEVITVEPLTRLGDLCEILREKDIGGVPVVKNGELLGIITESDILKAIKR from the coding sequence ATGAAAGACAAAAGTGCCATAAACTTAAGAAAATCTATGGAAAGAGGATCTATAGAAAATGAAACCAGAGTTTCAGAACATGTTGGTGACATAATGACATTAGCTAAAAAAGAAGTCATATCTGTTCCTCCAACTACTAGTATAATAGAAGTCGCTGAAGTTATGGTAAAACAAAAATTCAGAAGAATTCCAATTACAGATCCTGGATCTCAAAAACTTTTAGGAATAGTAACTGCTATGGATATTTTAAATTTCTTAGGAGGGGGAGATAAATTTAATATAGTTGAAGAAAAGTATAAAGATAACTTTTTAAGAGCTATAAATGAGTCTGTAAGGGAAATAATGACTCGTGATGTTATCTCAATGACAAACAAAGATTCAATCAATGATTGTATTAATTTAATGTTAGAGAAAGATGTAGGTGCTCTCCCAATTTCAGATGAAAATGAAAAATTAGTAGGTATTATAACTGAAAGAGATTTTGTTTTGGCTATGGCAGGTGTTTTGACTGAAGAACTAGTTGAAGATTTTATGAGTAATAATGTTATTACAACTACTCCTGGTACACCAATTGAAAGTGCTTCTAAAATAATGGTTAGAAATAAACTAAGAAGAATTCCAATTTTAGCAAAAGCTATAGAAGATACTGCTGTACATAATGAAAAAGAAAGTTTAGAAGGTATTATAACTTCTAGTGATGTTTTAAAATTTTTAGGAGATAATGAATTATTTAGTAAAATGGAATCTAACAGTGCTCTTGGAGTTTTAGAAACTAAAATCTCTGAGATAATGGAGGATGAAGTTATTACCGTTGAACCATTAACTCGTTTAGGAGATTTGTGCGAAATATTAAGAGAAAAAGATATTGGTGGGGTTCCTGTTGTTAAAAATGGAGAGCTTTTAGGTATTATAACTGAGAGTGACATCTTAAAGGCGATTAAAAGGTAA
- the psmB gene encoding archaeal proteasome endopeptidase complex subunit beta, with product MNNKNTLDTLEGTTTVGITCTDGVVFASERRASMGNLVAHKVAEKIFKIDDHIAATIAGSVADAQSLMKVISAEVSLYKMRNGENISIESASALAANILHSSPLYVQTLLGGVDENGASIYSLDPAGGMIKDSFISTGSGSTFSYGVLEDRVKEDITVEEGVDVAIRAIRAAMERDTYSGNGILVATVNSEKGFEMLSKDVIEAKLKEIS from the coding sequence ATGAATAATAAAAACACATTAGATACATTAGAAGGCACTACAACTGTAGGCATTACATGCACTGATGGTGTTGTCTTCGCTAGCGAAAGAAGAGCTAGTATGGGAAATTTAGTAGCTCATAAAGTCGCAGAAAAAATATTCAAAATTGATGATCATATTGCAGCTACAATTGCAGGATCTGTTGCTGATGCACAAAGTTTAATGAAAGTTATAAGTGCTGAAGTTTCATTATATAAAATGAGAAATGGTGAGAATATTAGCATTGAATCTGCTTCAGCTTTAGCTGCAAATATTTTACATTCTTCTCCATTATATGTTCAAACTTTACTTGGTGGAGTCGATGAGAATGGGGCTTCAATTTATTCTCTTGATCCTGCAGGAGGAATGATTAAAGATTCATTTATATCTACTGGATCTGGTTCTACTTTTTCCTATGGTGTACTAGAAGACAGAGTAAAAGAAGATATTACTGTTGAAGAGGGTGTTGATGTAGCTATTAGGGCTATTAGAGCAGCTATGGAACGTGATACTTATTCTGGAAATGGTATTTTAGTAGCTACTGTTAACAGTGAAAAAGGCTTCGAAATGTTATCTAAAGATGTTATTGAAGCAAAATTAAAAGAAATTAGTTAA
- a CDS encoding 6-pyruvoyl trahydropterin synthase family protein, which translates to MKIMINGINAGLRFSSAHIIPAHASCGFIHGHSYFVDVEIEGNRSGDYDFVVDFKDVKNAVRSICKKLDHRVLIPINNKNMKFKGINHFEELDSDEKEESEDYPDEDLNKSADSEEYKDSDKSEDSDKSSDSDELSVLDFCNKDYVEFIIKNKEYKFPMEDCVLLPLKHSSAEELSQYFANIIFEDLKEKGYEIDSVSVCVNEGIGQGAFCRKE; encoded by the coding sequence ATGAAAATTATGATTAATGGAATTAATGCAGGTTTAAGATTTTCATCTGCTCATATTATCCCTGCCCATGCTTCTTGTGGGTTTATTCATGGACATTCTTATTTTGTAGATGTAGAAATTGAAGGTAATAGATCTGGAGACTATGATTTTGTGGTTGATTTCAAAGATGTGAAAAATGCTGTAAGATCTATATGCAAAAAATTAGATCATCGAGTTTTAATTCCAATTAATAATAAAAATATGAAATTTAAGGGGATAAATCATTTTGAAGAATTAGATTCAGATGAAAAAGAAGAATCAGAAGATTATCCAGATGAAGATTTAAATAAATCTGCAGATTCGGAAGAATATAAAGATTCAGATAAATCTGAAGATTCAGACAAATCATCGGATTCAGATGAATTATCTGTTCTTGATTTCTGCAATAAAGATTATGTGGAATTTATTATTAAAAATAAGGAGTATAAGTTCCCAATGGAAGACTGTGTCCTTTTACCATTAAAACACAGTTCTGCTGAAGAATTATCACAATATTTTGCAAATATTATATTTGAAGACTTAAAAGAGAAAGGCTATGAAATTGATTCTGTATCTGTATGTGTAAATGAAGGAATTGGTCAAGGAGCTTTCTGTAGAAAGGAATGA
- a CDS encoding PsbP-related protein yields MKKYILGIILVIAVIFVSGCITSSSDNSGVNGTEPPKTMAKNGVLIKYPGSWVVAQSDVNNSIMAVADPKFKDSVTGFSSVNVNIQKKELPSSLDTYFNQTYSKLFSNSSYTPVAIGNTSIGSYNALEAVYTQEGNGSVKQHRAIWIENNGEVFVILCTAPQEDFQNQIKNFDFILNNFRIT; encoded by the coding sequence ATGAAAAAATATATTTTAGGTATCATACTTGTAATAGCTGTTATTTTTGTATCTGGTTGTATCACTTCCTCTAGTGATAATTCTGGTGTTAATGGAACAGAACCTCCTAAAACTATGGCTAAAAATGGTGTTTTGATTAAATATCCTGGATCTTGGGTTGTAGCACAATCTGATGTAAATAATTCTATAATGGCTGTTGCGGATCCTAAATTTAAAGATTCTGTAACTGGATTTAGTAGTGTTAATGTTAATATTCAGAAAAAAGAGCTTCCTTCATCTTTAGATACCTATTTCAACCAAACATACTCTAAATTATTTTCAAACTCGAGTTACACTCCAGTTGCTATAGGAAACACGTCTATTGGCTCATATAATGCATTAGAAGCTGTTTACACTCAAGAAGGCAATGGGTCAGTAAAACAACATAGAGCGATTTGGATAGAAAATAATGGCGAAGTTTTTGTTATTTTGTGTACAGCTCCTCAGGAAGATTTCCAAAATCAAATTAAAAACTTTGATTTTATATTAAATAACTTTAGAATAACTTAA
- the coaBC gene encoding bifunctional phosphopantothenoylcysteine decarboxylase/phosphopantothenate--cysteine ligase CoaBC — protein MKIILCITGSIAATESIKLARELKRQNFEVKAFMSDAATQIIHPNSMEFATGQNVVLDLTGQIEHVKYSQADLILVAPATANVITKFAYKISDNPINSLLITAHGHNTPILFVPSMHDSMLKSISDNINKIKSETDYNKLNFVDPRIEEGKAKFPKITDIVLESKRLISLNKNITGINKNRDVIDENDEISNIKGKKVLITLGGTYEAIDPIRGITNKSSGKMGLELAKEAYSRGLDVKIIAGIVDVDIPKCLDVTYVESSEEMNKKTKELVNEYDIFIATAAVSDFAPINKKDSKISSSISLSLEFKKTEKIIKQIKQINPNIFLVGFKAEYNISNDQMIDLAKKQMKEVGTDLVVANDVSIENCGFGSDNNQVVLVDKDILELPICSKSEIAEIIFDKLEKKFLN, from the coding sequence ATGAAAATCATATTATGTATAACTGGAAGTATAGCTGCTACTGAATCAATTAAATTAGCTAGAGAATTAAAAAGGCAAAATTTTGAAGTTAAAGCATTTATGAGTGATGCTGCTACACAAATAATTCATCCTAATTCTATGGAGTTTGCCACTGGTCAAAATGTTGTTTTGGATCTTACTGGTCAAATAGAACATGTTAAGTATTCTCAAGCTGATTTAATACTAGTTGCTCCAGCTACTGCCAATGTTATAACCAAATTTGCATATAAAATATCTGATAATCCTATTAATTCACTTCTTATAACTGCTCATGGTCATAACACTCCTATTTTATTTGTTCCGTCTATGCATGACTCTATGCTTAAATCAATTTCAGATAATATCAATAAAATTAAATCAGAAACAGACTATAATAAATTAAATTTTGTAGATCCTAGAATAGAGGAAGGTAAAGCTAAATTTCCAAAGATTACTGATATTGTATTAGAATCTAAGAGATTGATTAGTTTAAATAAGAACATCACTGGAATTAATAAAAATAGAGATGTTATAGATGAAAACGATGAAATTTCAAATATAAAAGGTAAAAAGGTTTTAATTACTTTGGGTGGAACTTATGAAGCTATTGATCCTATAAGAGGTATAACTAATAAGTCTTCTGGAAAAATGGGATTAGAATTAGCTAAAGAGGCTTATTCAAGAGGTTTAGATGTTAAAATTATAGCAGGAATAGTAGATGTGGATATACCAAAATGTTTGGATGTAACTTATGTTGAATCTAGTGAAGAGATGAATAAAAAGACAAAAGAATTAGTAAATGAATATGATATTTTTATAGCTACTGCTGCTGTTTCTGATTTTGCTCCAATCAATAAAAAAGATTCTAAAATATCTTCTTCAATCAGCCTATCTCTAGAATTCAAAAAAACTGAAAAGATTATAAAACAGATAAAACAGATAAACCCTAATATATTTTTAGTAGGTTTTAAAGCTGAATATAATATTTCAAATGATCAAATGATAGATCTAGCTAAAAAACAAATGAAAGAAGTGGGTACTGACTTAGTTGTTGCTAATGATGTTAGCATTGAAAATTGTGGATTTGGTTCTGATAATAACCAAGTTGTGTTAGTTGATAAGGATATTCTTGAACTTCCAATTTGTTCTAAATCAGAAATAGCTGAGATAATATTTGATAAATTAGAAAAAAAGTTTTTAAATTAA
- the pheA gene encoding prephenate dehydratase: MAFLGPKGTFSHEAASILEGELVSYCSIPSVMSSVVTGECCKGIVPIENSIEGPVGLTLDLLAHKINLNIEGELIIPINHNLLVDEDNYDNIIDINTIKDVYSHSQALAQCQNYLENHNMKTHFTLSTAAAAKSIKGKIGVGAIGTLKAAELYGLKAIDKNIQDIKNNQTRFIVLSKDQTEISGNDKTSILFSLFDDNPGGLHDILGIFAKNNINLTKIESRPSKEGLGKYIFFVDFEGHKNEDIVENILNTIEEKVSYLKILGSYPKVNFG, encoded by the coding sequence ATTGCTTTTTTAGGCCCTAAAGGAACTTTTTCTCATGAAGCTGCATCTATTTTAGAAGGTGAATTAGTTTCTTATTGTTCTATTCCTTCTGTTATGAGTTCTGTTGTTACTGGTGAATGTTGTAAAGGGATAGTACCTATTGAAAATTCTATTGAAGGTCCAGTTGGTTTAACATTAGATCTTTTAGCTCATAAAATTAATCTTAATATTGAAGGAGAATTGATTATTCCAATCAATCATAATCTTCTTGTTGATGAAGATAATTATGATAATATTATTGATATAAATACTATAAAAGACGTATACTCTCATTCACAAGCATTGGCTCAGTGTCAAAATTATCTAGAAAACCATAATATGAAAACTCATTTTACTTTAAGTACTGCTGCAGCTGCTAAGTCTATAAAAGGTAAAATTGGTGTGGGGGCTATTGGAACATTAAAAGCTGCAGAATTATATGGTTTAAAAGCGATCGATAAAAATATTCAAGATATAAAAAATAATCAAACGAGATTTATTGTACTTTCTAAAGATCAAACTGAAATCTCAGGTAATGATAAAACTTCAATTTTATTTTCTCTTTTTGATGATAATCCTGGTGGTCTTCATGATATTTTAGGAATTTTTGCAAAGAACAATATTAACCTTACTAAGATCGAATCTCGCCCATCTAAAGAAGGACTTGGTAAATATATATTCTTCGTTGATTTTGAAGGTCATAAAAATGAAGATATTGTTGAAAATATTTTAAATACTATTGAAGAAAAAGTATCTTATTTAAAAATATTGGGTTCATATCCAAAAGTAAATTTTGGATAA
- a CDS encoding DNA polymerase subunit beta: MKVRTRDFIYTKDDLFFASTNYIHPEDRFISFLRYIPNENGDRTKNGKKYSKVTSEEAYDYLRKNHPEYLYFCDISQVEMMGVPKNKVQEIIKPEERLSEIMNDEKERSSNNQLIDKLLKIADFFHYKAGINYKNLGISGSILPKLQKDTVSDIDFVVYGLENHRKAMETFKKFKGKEVEINKIEVINNENKKFKTNKKSEIKKITLSPIKDEYWEKVYNKRMKDSSLTKEEFCWYEDRKNNRGIIEGTLFDILATRNWDEIEGEWGDTRYEPVGIAKVETVVENAIASFDNPATYKVKDLKVLKVDKGNEKLINKVNEISSFTHTYAGQAIENEKIIAKGKVERVLKGKGQNKEESYRLIVGTTRESINEYIKLKNIP; the protein is encoded by the coding sequence ATGAAAGTTAGAACTAGAGATTTCATTTATACTAAAGATGATCTTTTCTTTGCATCTACAAATTATATTCATCCAGAGGATAGATTTATTTCATTTTTAAGATATATCCCTAATGAAAATGGAGACCGCACAAAAAATGGGAAAAAATATTCAAAAGTCACATCAGAAGAAGCTTATGATTATTTAAGAAAAAATCATCCAGAATATTTGTATTTTTGTGATATTAGTCAAGTGGAAATGATGGGTGTTCCAAAAAACAAAGTCCAAGAAATTATAAAACCCGAAGAAAGATTAAGTGAAATAATGAATGATGAAAAAGAGAGATCTTCAAATAATCAATTAATAGATAAATTATTAAAGATAGCTGACTTTTTTCATTATAAAGCAGGAATAAATTATAAAAATCTTGGAATATCAGGTTCTATTCTTCCAAAACTTCAAAAAGACACTGTTTCAGACATCGACTTTGTGGTTTATGGTCTTGAAAACCACAGAAAAGCTATGGAAACATTTAAAAAATTTAAAGGCAAAGAAGTTGAAATTAATAAAATTGAAGTAATTAATAATGAGAACAAAAAATTCAAAACAAATAAAAAAAGTGAAATAAAAAAAATAACTCTTAGTCCTATAAAAGATGAGTATTGGGAAAAAGTTTACAATAAAAGAATGAAAGATTCTAGTTTAACAAAAGAAGAATTTTGCTGGTATGAAGATCGTAAAAATAACAGAGGAATAATCGAAGGAACATTATTTGATATTTTAGCTACTCGTAATTGGGACGAAATAGAAGGTGAATGGGGAGACACTCGATATGAGCCAGTTGGAATAGCTAAAGTAGAAACTGTTGTTGAAAATGCAATTGCATCATTTGATAATCCTGCTACATACAAAGTTAAAGATTTAAAAGTATTAAAAGTTGATAAGGGGAATGAAAAATTAATTAACAAAGTGAATGAGATTTCTTCATTTACTCATACATATGCAGGACAAGCTATTGAAAATGAAAAGATAATAGCAAAAGGAAAGGTTGAACGTGTTTTAAAAGGAAAAGGTCAAAATAAAGAAGAAAGTTATAGATTGATTGTTGGAACAACAAGAGAATCTATAAATGAATACATAAAATTAAAAAATATCCCTTAA